From Halotia branconii CENA392, the proteins below share one genomic window:
- a CDS encoding XisI protein, with protein sequence MDKLEEYRQIIRDVLKQYLNISYANANIENQAAFDPETDQYLIVSVGWSKEGRIHSCLIHLSITNGKVWVQRDGTEDGIANELVQAGIPKEDIVLGFHEPDVRPYTGFAIA encoded by the coding sequence ATGGATAAATTAGAAGAATATCGTCAAATTATTCGGGATGTTCTCAAACAGTATCTCAATATTTCTTATGCAAATGCAAATATTGAAAATCAGGCTGCTTTTGACCCCGAAACAGACCAATATTTAATCGTTTCTGTTGGTTGGAGTAAGGAAGGACGCATTCATAGTTGTCTCATTCACCTCAGTATTACTAATGGTAAAGTTTGGGTGCAACGAGACGGAACAGAAGACGGAATTGCCAATGAATTAGTCCAAGCTGGTATTCCTAAAGAAGATATTGTTCTAGGATTTCATGAGCCAGATGTTCGACCCTACACAGGATTTGCTATAGCCTAG